The Candidatus Nitrosymbiomonas proteolyticus genome has a segment encoding these proteins:
- a CDS encoding excinuclease ABC subunit A: MGNNLKSLDAAIPVGLFTCVTGVSGSGKSTLVQDTLYPRLLYELYGTRTTWAPGFVVE, translated from the coding sequence ATGGGGAACAACCTCAAATCGCTCGACGCGGCGATCCCCGTCGGCCTGTTCACTTGCGTGACGGGCGTCAGCGGGAGCGGAAAGTCCACGCTGGTGCAAGACACCCTGTATCCCCGGCTGCTCTATGAGCTCTATGGGACGAGGACGACCTGGGCGCCTGGATTTGTCGTAGAATAA
- a CDS encoding anion transporter has product MSKPVTSRTIKLAAAVGVFALAWFAGTGLPEGQQPVGAVFAFTVVLWVTEALPLTITALLSTALLVLIGGIDEKQAFAGYGDPIVPLFIGSFLLAKAMEVTGLSERIAWWILNQRWASGSPSRLLLALGIIGCLISLVVSNTATTAMMLPIGLGLLKAMGVEQRSTGFAIAVMLMLTWGSSVAVGFPVGTPPNLIGIAMIERSTGTRIGFVEWMQFSMPLTAIMTLASWGVLRAMYRRGDPPERLSPDHARVRLSELGKMSPAERNTLLAFVAAIVLWMTPDLAVFALGKGAVLAAWLQGHLTAAVTALLVGAMLFLLPTRGAESGTTLTWKEGASIDWGTIMLFGGGIVLGQAMFSSGLAETLGKAAAQATGVDTMWGITALGILAAVILSEMASNTASASTLLPVVIGIAQGAGVNPIPPALGVALGASFGFMLPVSTAPNAIVYSSGLVPMREMMRSGVVLDLLGAAATFACLRVILPLIGLA; this is encoded by the coding sequence GTGTCGAAGCCCGTAACTTCCCGGACGATCAAACTCGCTGCCGCTGTCGGCGTGTTCGCACTGGCGTGGTTCGCCGGAACCGGACTCCCCGAAGGGCAGCAACCCGTAGGCGCAGTGTTCGCCTTTACGGTCGTGCTTTGGGTCACCGAGGCGCTCCCGCTCACGATTACGGCCTTGCTCAGCACCGCGCTGCTCGTCCTGATCGGGGGCATCGACGAAAAGCAGGCGTTTGCGGGCTACGGCGACCCGATCGTGCCGCTCTTTATTGGCAGCTTCCTGCTGGCCAAAGCGATGGAGGTCACGGGCCTCAGCGAGCGCATCGCCTGGTGGATTCTGAACCAACGATGGGCCTCCGGGAGCCCGTCGCGGCTGCTTCTGGCGCTTGGGATCATCGGCTGCCTGATCTCGCTCGTCGTATCCAACACCGCGACTACCGCAATGATGCTCCCGATTGGCCTGGGGTTGCTCAAGGCGATGGGAGTCGAGCAGCGGTCGACCGGGTTCGCGATCGCCGTGATGCTCATGCTGACCTGGGGGTCGAGTGTAGCGGTGGGCTTCCCGGTCGGCACTCCCCCGAACCTGATCGGCATCGCGATGATCGAGCGCTCGACCGGAACCAGAATCGGGTTCGTCGAGTGGATGCAGTTCTCCATGCCCCTGACGGCAATCATGACGCTCGCGTCATGGGGAGTTCTCCGGGCGATGTACCGCCGGGGCGACCCTCCTGAGCGTCTGAGCCCGGACCATGCGCGGGTTCGGCTGTCCGAATTGGGGAAGATGTCACCCGCCGAGCGCAATACGCTTCTGGCGTTCGTCGCAGCGATCGTTTTGTGGATGACGCCGGACCTCGCCGTGTTCGCTTTAGGGAAGGGCGCGGTACTCGCAGCCTGGCTGCAGGGTCACCTTACGGCGGCGGTTACCGCGCTCCTCGTGGGCGCGATGCTTTTCCTGCTGCCGACCCGAGGCGCAGAGTCGGGAACCACCCTCACCTGGAAGGAGGGCGCGAGCATCGATTGGGGAACGATCATGTTGTTCGGGGGCGGGATCGTTCTTGGGCAGGCGATGTTCAGCTCGGGGCTTGCCGAGACCCTGGGGAAAGCGGCGGCGCAGGCGACCGGCGTCGACACGATGTGGGGAATCACGGCGCTTGGGATCCTCGCTGCGGTGATCCTGAGCGAAATGGCGAGCAACACAGCCTCTGCCAGTACGCTGCTCCCTGTGGTGATCGGAATCGCGCAGGGCGCGGGGGTGAACCCGATCCCCCCGGCGCTGGGTGTGGCCCTGGGGGCGAGCTTTGGGTTCATGTTGCCGGTGAGCACGGCGCCGAACGCGATCGTTTACAGTTCCGGGCTCGTGCCGATGCGGGAGATGATGCGAAGCGGGGTCGTGCTGGACCTGCTGGGCGCAGCAGCGACGTTTGCTTGCCTGAGGGTGATTCTGCCCCTGATTGGGTTGGCGTAG
- a CDS encoding sulfite exporter TauE/SafE: MLELDPVVQWLLVLIVAALYSLVGHGGASGYIGVLSIAGYSSAVVASTALTMNLLVAGVSFFAYRYAKHFNFSLLWPFAATSVPFAFIGSQIQLAERTYFLVVALVLLLAAARMFLRQKEKPNDESVLLPPLRTSLSWGAAVGLLSGIVGVGGGIFLSPLLLLFGWSGPKTTAAVSAAFILLNSAVGLGGRYLDGRLEVSGILPLLAAGFLGAILGSYLGAIKAPGHLLRRALGVVLALAAIKMIQQYLATR, from the coding sequence ATGCTTGAACTCGATCCCGTCGTCCAGTGGCTGCTCGTGCTGATCGTCGCAGCGCTGTACTCTCTGGTGGGACATGGCGGCGCCTCAGGCTACATTGGGGTGCTGTCGATCGCCGGATACTCCTCGGCCGTCGTGGCTTCGACAGCGCTGACGATGAACCTGCTGGTGGCGGGGGTCTCGTTCTTCGCCTATCGATATGCCAAGCACTTCAACTTCAGCCTCCTTTGGCCCTTCGCCGCGACATCGGTTCCGTTCGCCTTCATCGGCTCGCAAATCCAACTCGCCGAGCGGACCTACTTCCTTGTCGTTGCGCTGGTGCTCCTACTCGCCGCCGCACGGATGTTCTTGCGCCAAAAGGAGAAACCGAACGACGAATCGGTCCTCCTTCCTCCCCTCCGGACCTCTCTCTCGTGGGGCGCGGCTGTCGGCCTTCTCTCAGGGATCGTCGGGGTCGGCGGCGGGATTTTCCTCTCGCCGCTGCTCTTGCTCTTCGGATGGTCGGGTCCCAAGACGACCGCTGCGGTCTCGGCGGCGTTCATCTTGCTCAACTCCGCGGTCGGCCTTGGGGGGCGGTATTTGGATGGGCGGCTGGAGGTTTCGGGCATTCTGCCTTTGCTCGCTGCCGGGTTCCTCGGCGCGATCCTGGGCTCCTACCTCGGGGCGATCAAGGCGCCTGGGCACCTGCTCCGTCGGGCGCTCGGCGTCGTGCTCGCCCTCGCCGCGATCAAGATGATTCAGCAGTACTTGGCGACGAGGTGA
- a CDS encoding molybdopterin synthase catalytic subunit — MIFQLTHEPIAAELTATPADGALAVFVGVVRNNHQGRAVSFLEYEAYGDLALTEGAAILREAEEVFPLTQTRCVHRLGRLEIGEASIVVEVTSGHRGEAFAACRYIVDEVKARVPIWKKEHFVEGDAEWVNSESEPSDSKPVLLSEILRHWSGWESDDLRAFRIVDVREPYERPQVLQSPGDRTLHIPYSEINQHLARFAQGDPYLLVCDSGTRAKVLARDLQSKGFGNVFALSVGFRDL, encoded by the coding sequence GTGATCTTCCAACTGACCCACGAACCTATCGCCGCCGAACTCACCGCGACCCCTGCCGACGGAGCGCTCGCCGTCTTCGTGGGCGTCGTTCGCAACAACCACCAGGGCCGAGCCGTGAGCTTCCTCGAGTACGAAGCATACGGAGACCTTGCCCTTACCGAAGGCGCGGCGATCCTCCGGGAGGCTGAAGAGGTGTTCCCTCTGACCCAAACCAGGTGCGTCCACCGGCTCGGCAGGCTCGAAATCGGCGAGGCCAGCATCGTAGTCGAGGTGACGTCGGGCCATCGGGGCGAGGCGTTCGCTGCTTGCCGCTACATCGTCGACGAGGTCAAGGCGCGAGTTCCCATCTGGAAGAAGGAGCACTTCGTCGAGGGCGACGCAGAGTGGGTCAACAGCGAATCCGAACCCAGCGACTCCAAACCGGTGCTGCTATCAGAGATTCTCAGGCATTGGAGCGGCTGGGAGAGCGACGACCTCAGAGCCTTCCGGATCGTCGACGTGCGGGAGCCCTATGAGCGCCCTCAAGTCCTCCAAAGCCCCGGCGACCGAACCTTGCACATCCCCTATAGCGAAATCAACCAGCACCTGGCGCGGTTTGCTCAGGGCGATCCCTACTTGTTGGTCTGCGACAGCGGAACGCGGGCGAAGGTGCTGGCCCGCGACCTTCAGTCCAAGGGTTTCGGCAACGTCTTTGCCCTTTCGGTCGGATTCCGGGACCTCTGA
- a CDS encoding molybdopterin converting factor subunit 1, whose product MKSNVEIAVRVVYFAMLRESTGAESETVRTASLTPRDLYEELRKRYGWKLPAGVVRAAVNGAYAPMNTPLQEGDELAFIPPVAGG is encoded by the coding sequence ATGAAGTCGAACGTCGAAATCGCAGTAAGGGTCGTCTACTTCGCGATGCTTCGTGAATCCACTGGCGCCGAGTCGGAGACGGTCCGAACGGCTTCCCTGACCCCGAGGGACCTCTACGAAGAACTTCGCAAGCGCTACGGCTGGAAGCTGCCGGCGGGCGTCGTTCGGGCGGCGGTCAATGGAGCCTACGCCCCGATGAACACGCCGCTCCAAGAGGGCGACGAGCTCGCATTCATCCCCCCGGTGGCAGGAGGTTAG
- a CDS encoding molybdopterin molybdenumtransferase MoeA: MVSFEQALELIRTHVSPLPPTRVPTLQALRLPLAEPIHAPTGWPRFDNSAVDGYAVRASDCPGSLRVVWESKAGASNTARSLGPGEASRIFTGAEVPPGADAVVMQEDVARSGDSIEVGDAPAVGANIRKASEEFRQGDLLLESGALISPATIGLLASLGFESVPVCPWPRVAIVTTGDEVRPLGETLLPGEIYESNSAMLAAALHLLGVPVTFQRAVIDQPDLTRSALAEALVSADVVLSTGGVSVGDHDVVRAAFASLGFEEVFWRVAIKPGKPVYFGRSQSDEGPKYALGLPGNPVSAAVGFLLFGKAILRRLLNRPIEGNTFRASWREPTRLSDRTEFVRVQCTETESGWQAVPLKGQGSHMLLGLAQAGGLAKIDPNSQPDEVEVIALDWGTL, translated from the coding sequence ATGGTTAGCTTTGAACAGGCTCTGGAACTCATTCGAACCCACGTCTCCCCCCTCCCGCCCACAAGGGTCCCGACGCTCCAGGCCCTCCGGCTTCCTTTGGCCGAGCCCATCCACGCCCCGACTGGTTGGCCAAGGTTCGACAACTCCGCTGTCGACGGCTATGCGGTTCGGGCGAGTGATTGCCCTGGGAGTCTGAGGGTCGTTTGGGAATCCAAAGCCGGAGCGTCCAACACCGCCCGATCTCTCGGCCCTGGGGAAGCCTCCCGCATCTTCACCGGCGCGGAAGTCCCGCCGGGCGCAGACGCCGTGGTGATGCAGGAGGACGTCGCCCGTTCCGGCGACTCAATCGAGGTCGGCGACGCCCCAGCCGTGGGCGCGAACATCCGAAAAGCGAGCGAAGAGTTCCGGCAAGGCGATCTTCTCCTCGAATCGGGCGCCCTCATCTCCCCCGCTACCATCGGGCTCCTCGCCTCTCTCGGGTTCGAGTCCGTTCCGGTCTGCCCCTGGCCGAGAGTCGCTATCGTGACGACAGGCGATGAGGTCCGCCCGCTGGGTGAGACTCTCCTGCCCGGAGAGATCTACGAATCGAACTCGGCGATGCTGGCGGCGGCGCTCCACTTGTTGGGCGTCCCCGTCACCTTTCAGCGTGCGGTAATCGACCAGCCCGACCTGACCCGCAGCGCCCTCGCCGAAGCTCTTGTCAGCGCCGACGTCGTGCTCTCGACCGGGGGAGTCTCGGTCGGGGATCACGACGTCGTCAGGGCGGCGTTTGCGTCGCTGGGCTTCGAGGAGGTCTTCTGGCGGGTTGCCATCAAGCCCGGAAAACCCGTGTACTTCGGCAGATCGCAGTCGGACGAAGGCCCCAAGTACGCGCTGGGACTTCCGGGCAATCCCGTTTCCGCAGCCGTGGGATTCCTGCTTTTCGGCAAGGCCATTTTGCGCCGCCTCTTGAACCGGCCCATTGAGGGAAACACCTTCCGCGCATCGTGGCGGGAACCGACTCGCCTCTCAGACAGAACCGAGTTCGTTCGGGTTCAATGCACAGAGACGGAGAGCGGATGGCAGGCCGTCCCGCTAAAGGGCCAGGGGTCCCACATGCTCTTGGGCTTGGCGCAAGCGGGGGGGCTCGCGAAAATCGATCCAAATTCGCAACCGGACGAAGTCGAGGTCATCGCCCTCGATTGGGGAACACTATGA
- a CDS encoding cyclic pyranopterin monophosphate synthase accessory protein 2, translating to MRDVSSKKHTLRTARAQATLRVSPSTIPLIREGRIDKGDVLESSKVAAIWAAKNTSGLLPYCHPIPVEHVRADFELGEDSIRVTVEVKSIYKTGVEMEALTAASVAALNAYDMLKPIDEALRIESVELIEKTGGKSSFLRPKTESYRAGIVVASDRAATGQYEDLSGPTAEERLLEFNIKTQSYTVVQDEVETIRQTVVSMSDAEKLDIILIIGGTGVAPRDVTPEAVSPLLQVELPGIAEAIRSYGAERNPYAILSRSLSGIRGKSLILCLPGSPHAVRESLLAVFPAALHVLDLLQEASPEGASALHG from the coding sequence ATGAGGGATGTTAGTTCCAAGAAGCACACCCTCCGGACTGCCCGCGCCCAAGCCACGCTTCGCGTAAGCCCGTCGACGATCCCGCTCATTCGCGAGGGTCGAATCGACAAAGGCGACGTTCTCGAATCGTCTAAGGTTGCTGCTATATGGGCTGCAAAAAACACGTCCGGCTTGCTGCCCTATTGCCACCCGATCCCGGTCGAGCACGTTCGGGCGGACTTCGAATTGGGTGAGGACTCGATTCGAGTAACCGTCGAGGTCAAGTCAATATACAAAACCGGCGTGGAAATGGAGGCGCTGACGGCAGCCTCCGTCGCCGCCCTCAACGCCTACGACATGCTCAAGCCGATCGACGAAGCCTTGCGCATCGAAAGCGTCGAATTGATAGAGAAAACAGGCGGGAAGTCTAGCTTTTTGCGACCGAAAACGGAGTCGTACCGAGCGGGCATCGTCGTCGCTTCGGATCGTGCGGCTACCGGGCAATACGAAGACCTCTCCGGACCAACTGCCGAGGAGCGACTTCTGGAGTTCAATATCAAAACCCAATCTTATACAGTCGTCCAAGATGAGGTCGAGACCATCCGTCAAACGGTTGTGAGTATGTCTGATGCCGAGAAACTTGACATTATCCTTATCATAGGCGGGACCGGCGTCGCGCCCAGAGACGTCACCCCCGAGGCGGTCTCCCCGCTGCTGCAAGTCGAACTGCCCGGAATCGCCGAAGCTATCCGATCGTACGGCGCCGAGCGCAACCCCTACGCGATCCTCAGCCGGTCCCTCTCGGGGATTCGAGGCAAATCGCTGATCCTTTGCCTGCCCGGCTCTCCCCATGCGGTTCGGGAAAGCCTCCTTGCCGTGTTCCCCGCCGCGCTGCACGTTCTCGACCTCCTCCAAGAAGCCAGCCCCGAAGGAGCGTCCGCTCTTCATGGTTAG
- a CDS encoding GTP 3',8-cyclase MoaA — MPPEGIAWRERDEILTFEEIIRLSRLFVKLGIDKIRLTGGEPTVRKGLPSLIRELRSIPGLKHLCMTTNGVLLADRAQEYEDAGLDSVTISIDSLQKERFAAIARRDHLESVLRAIDEAERVGFEPIKLNVVLMSSVNEDEVLDFVDFVKDRRLNVRFIEYMPFKGNGWSQAGLVPYAAMRGTVEERYTLDPIATHPSAVAKDFRIRGHQGTVSFITSMTEDFCAGCNRIRLTADGSIKSCLFSQAELNLRDPMRAGLTDEEVEARIRAALWLKPKGHPPMEELMEMDNRTMIEIGG, encoded by the coding sequence ATGCCTCCGGAGGGGATAGCCTGGCGAGAACGCGACGAGATCCTCACCTTTGAGGAGATCATCCGACTCTCACGGCTCTTCGTCAAGCTCGGGATCGACAAGATCAGGCTGACGGGAGGCGAGCCCACGGTCCGTAAGGGTTTGCCCTCTCTGATTCGGGAGCTCCGGTCGATCCCCGGCCTCAAGCACCTGTGCATGACCACCAACGGTGTCCTGTTGGCCGACCGCGCCCAGGAGTATGAAGATGCCGGGCTCGACTCGGTTACGATCAGCATCGACTCCCTCCAAAAGGAGAGGTTCGCTGCCATCGCGAGGCGCGACCATCTGGAGTCCGTCCTTCGCGCTATCGACGAGGCCGAGCGAGTCGGCTTCGAGCCGATCAAGCTCAACGTTGTCCTGATGTCGTCGGTGAACGAGGACGAGGTGTTGGACTTTGTCGACTTTGTAAAGGATCGACGCCTTAACGTGAGATTTATCGAGTATATGCCGTTCAAGGGCAACGGATGGAGCCAGGCAGGCTTGGTGCCGTACGCCGCCATGAGGGGCACGGTCGAGGAGCGATACACGCTCGATCCAATCGCAACGCATCCTTCGGCGGTCGCCAAGGACTTCCGCATTCGAGGCCACCAAGGCACGGTGAGCTTCATCACCTCGATGACCGAGGACTTCTGCGCGGGCTGCAACCGAATCCGGCTTACAGCGGACGGCAGCATCAAGTCGTGCCTGTTCTCGCAGGCCGAGCTGAACCTCCGGGACCCGATGCGGGCGGGGTTGACCGACGAAGAGGTCGAGGCGCGTATTCGGGCTGCGCTCTGGCTCAAGCCGAAGGGCCATCCGCCGATGGAGGAGCTTATGGAGATGGACAATCGGACCATGATCGAGATCGGGGGATAG
- a CDS encoding sialate O-acetylesterase: MSIALLLIPSLISASVEPAAKVGFAAIFGDHMVVQAGRTLPVWGFSEPFLPITVRLADQTRTTLSAPDGTWRVTFSPLRASSEPIPLEASSGDAKVAVRDVVVGEVWICSGQSNMEWPLSATDHAQEDIASANDNLLRIFTVKNTASETALQDVTGQWTVVTPASAGPLTAIGYFFAKSLRVNLDSPVGMIDTTWGGTPVEAWTPASAFEARPDLASVLERRNNPQVGAPHRPGYLYDGMVRGLAPFRIRGAIWYQGESNVSRAWQYRTLFPLMIEEWRAAWKQGAFPFYFAQIAPFRYGSQNPENCAELWEAQLHTYRTTPRTGMAVTMDIGNVSDIHPRNKREVGRRLALWALANDYGREVVCSGPLYRSSKIEGSAVWIEFDFAEDGLVASDGKPLTHFVIAGQDRVFHEAKAAIVGSKIRVSSDAVRQPLSVRFAWRDDAVPNLVSRNGLPASPFRTDDWPAVTRENR; encoded by the coding sequence ATGTCGATTGCGCTGCTCCTGATTCCCTCGCTGATCTCGGCTTCAGTTGAACCCGCCGCGAAGGTGGGCTTCGCCGCGATTTTCGGCGATCACATGGTCGTTCAAGCGGGGAGAACGCTCCCTGTGTGGGGATTCAGCGAGCCGTTCCTCCCGATCACGGTGCGCTTGGCCGATCAGACTCGAACGACCCTGAGCGCTCCCGACGGTACCTGGAGGGTGACGTTTTCGCCTTTGCGGGCAAGCTCGGAGCCGATCCCCCTTGAAGCGAGTTCGGGCGACGCAAAGGTGGCGGTGCGAGATGTGGTCGTGGGTGAGGTGTGGATTTGCTCGGGACAATCCAACATGGAATGGCCTCTCTCGGCGACCGACCACGCACAGGAGGACATCGCCTCCGCCAACGACAACCTTCTGCGAATCTTTACCGTGAAGAACACCGCTTCAGAGACCGCTCTCCAAGACGTTACGGGGCAATGGACGGTGGTGACTCCGGCTTCGGCGGGACCGCTGACGGCGATCGGCTACTTCTTCGCAAAGAGCCTCCGCGTGAACCTGGACTCTCCGGTCGGGATGATCGACACCACATGGGGAGGGACTCCCGTCGAGGCTTGGACCCCCGCATCGGCCTTTGAGGCTCGGCCCGACCTCGCGTCGGTTCTCGAACGCCGCAACAACCCTCAAGTCGGGGCGCCGCATCGTCCAGGCTACCTTTACGACGGCATGGTGAGAGGGCTTGCGCCGTTTCGCATTCGGGGAGCGATTTGGTACCAGGGTGAGAGCAACGTCTCGCGAGCTTGGCAGTACCGTACGCTGTTCCCGCTGATGATCGAAGAATGGCGGGCCGCATGGAAACAGGGAGCTTTTCCTTTCTATTTTGCTCAGATCGCGCCGTTTCGCTACGGAAGTCAGAACCCAGAAAACTGCGCGGAGCTATGGGAAGCGCAACTTCATACGTACCGGACGACGCCCCGAACCGGCATGGCGGTGACGATGGACATCGGAAACGTCAGCGACATCCATCCTCGCAACAAGAGAGAGGTGGGTCGGCGGCTGGCCCTCTGGGCGCTCGCCAACGACTACGGCCGCGAAGTGGTCTGCAGCGGTCCCCTCTACCGTAGCTCCAAGATCGAAGGTTCGGCGGTCTGGATCGAATTCGATTTCGCCGAAGACGGCCTTGTGGCGAGCGACGGAAAACCCCTGACCCATTTCGTGATTGCCGGACAGGATCGCGTATTCCATGAGGCCAAGGCCGCGATCGTGGGCTCCAAGATTCGCGTGAGTTCAGATGCGGTTCGCCAACCGCTTTCGGTTCGGTTCGCTTGGCGAGACGACGCGGTTCCGAACCTCGTCAGTCGCAACGGGCTTCCAGCTTCCCCCTTCCGTACGGACGACTGGCCGGCGGTCACGCGGGAAAACCGGTAA
- a CDS encoding hydroxyproline-2-epimerase: MRTVRIIDSHTEGEPTRVVVEGGPELRGDTLQEMRADFSDRFDEFRTGVVLEPRGGEAMVGALLTRATSPEAQCGVVFFNNVGYLGMCGHGSIGVVRTLQYLSRMGTGRVVLDTPEGPVAAEALPDGQVALENVESYVLRSEVCVRACGREWRGTVAYGGNWFYQCAVERSPTFAEREVWRETALAVRRALEAAGITGDSGDEIDHIEFVGPPERSDANAKSFVLCPGGAYDRSPCGTGLSAKLAILAVEGRLSPGEAFRMEGLCGGVFEGSYRVSSGGRVIPRIVGRAYLTGEAKLLFEDDDPFAGGIRG; encoded by the coding sequence ATGCGAACCGTCCGCATCATCGACAGCCACACTGAAGGCGAACCTACCCGCGTGGTCGTCGAGGGCGGCCCGGAGTTGCGCGGCGACACCTTGCAGGAAATGCGCGCCGACTTCTCGGATAGGTTCGATGAATTTCGCACCGGAGTCGTCTTGGAGCCCAGGGGAGGCGAAGCTATGGTGGGAGCGCTGCTCACGCGGGCAACCTCGCCGGAGGCTCAGTGCGGGGTCGTCTTTTTCAACAACGTCGGTTACCTTGGAATGTGCGGGCATGGCTCGATCGGGGTAGTTCGAACGCTTCAGTATCTGAGCCGGATGGGAACGGGAAGGGTCGTTCTCGACACTCCTGAGGGGCCAGTCGCCGCGGAAGCTCTCCCCGATGGGCAGGTCGCCCTCGAGAACGTGGAAAGCTACGTTCTTCGTTCGGAAGTCTGCGTTCGCGCTTGCGGGCGGGAGTGGCGAGGGACGGTCGCATACGGTGGGAATTGGTTCTACCAGTGCGCAGTCGAGCGGTCTCCGACCTTCGCCGAGAGGGAAGTGTGGAGGGAGACGGCCCTAGCGGTTCGGCGGGCACTCGAAGCCGCGGGCATTACCGGGGATTCGGGCGACGAGATCGATCACATCGAGTTCGTGGGTCCCCCCGAACGGAGCGATGCGAACGCAAAGAGCTTCGTTTTGTGTCCTGGCGGAGCATACGACAGGTCGCCGTGTGGGACGGGGCTCAGCGCGAAGCTGGCGATTCTGGCGGTCGAAGGCAGGCTCTCTCCCGGCGAGGCGTTCCGGATGGAGGGCCTTTGCGGGGGCGTCTTCGAGGGGTCGTATCGCGTGTCGTCCGGCGGCCGCGTGATTCCAAGAATCGTAGGCCGAGCCTACTTGACCGGGGAAGCAAAGCTCCTGTTTGAGGACGACGACCCGTTCGCGGGCGGGATTCGGGGATGA
- a CDS encoding D-amino-acid oxidase, translating into MSPAQDVLVVGAGIVGAAVARELALRGLSVAVVDSRPPGLGATSAGMGHLVVLDGSEAEFQLCRRSMELWDRLLPDLPSDCQARRPGTFWVAVGEDELALVARKASYYLQHGVEVEALDAKSALEAEPALRRDVSGALFVPGDAVIYPPAAARWLLENGPKGKVSVLRGRVIEIGEGRARMAGGEELSFRWGVLAGGCANDLMPALPLEPKKGHLAITDSYPGLIGRQLIEIGYGGGTREGKATTVAFNAQPRSTGQILIGSSRQFVGDDTSLDRKALGLMLKRACEYLPILAELEVIRTWVGFRAATPDHLPILSEAPNLSGWWVAAGHEGLGITTSLASGELIADLLLGAGPTLDPAPYSVRRFARG; encoded by the coding sequence ATGAGCCCGGCCCAAGACGTGCTCGTCGTGGGGGCTGGAATCGTCGGCGCAGCGGTCGCGCGCGAATTGGCTCTGCGCGGGCTTTCGGTGGCCGTCGTCGATAGCCGACCCCCCGGACTCGGCGCGACCTCGGCAGGAATGGGCCATCTCGTCGTGCTGGACGGGTCGGAGGCCGAGTTTCAGCTTTGCCGGAGGTCGATGGAACTCTGGGACCGCCTACTTCCCGACCTGCCTTCTGATTGCCAAGCCCGAAGACCGGGGACGTTTTGGGTGGCGGTGGGTGAAGACGAGCTTGCCTTGGTGGCGCGCAAGGCGAGCTACTACTTGCAGCACGGCGTCGAAGTTGAGGCCCTCGACGCGAAATCCGCACTCGAAGCCGAACCCGCGCTTCGAAGGGACGTATCCGGAGCGCTGTTCGTCCCGGGCGACGCGGTGATCTACCCGCCGGCAGCCGCAAGGTGGCTTCTGGAGAACGGTCCCAAAGGCAAAGTCAGCGTACTGAGGGGCCGGGTCATCGAAATCGGCGAGGGGAGGGCTCGGATGGCGGGCGGGGAGGAATTGAGCTTTCGCTGGGGCGTGCTGGCAGGAGGATGCGCAAACGATCTCATGCCTGCACTCCCCCTCGAACCCAAGAAGGGGCACTTGGCGATTACGGACAGCTATCCCGGCCTGATCGGACGCCAACTGATCGAGATCGGCTACGGCGGGGGAACTCGAGAGGGCAAGGCGACTACGGTCGCGTTCAACGCACAGCCTCGTTCGACCGGACAAATACTCATCGGATCGAGCCGCCAGTTCGTAGGTGACGACACGTCGCTCGACCGAAAAGCGCTCGGGCTCATGCTCAAAAGGGCCTGCGAGTACCTGCCCATACTCGCCGAGCTTGAGGTGATCCGCACGTGGGTGGGATTCCGGGCGGCGACACCGGACCACCTGCCGATCCTCTCGGAAGCGCCGAACCTATCGGGCTGGTGGGTTGCAGCCGGACACGAAGGGCTCGGAATCACGACCTCTCTCGCTTCAGGGGAGTTGATCGCCGACCTGTTGCTCGGGGCTGGACCCACGCTGGACCCTGCGCCCTATTCTGTCAGGAGGTTCGCCCGTGGCTGA
- a CDS encoding (2Fe-2S)-binding protein: protein MADDVRIRVGGREFVFPSGTNLCSALLECGFFESGATDSPSARFPLCGMGVCYQCRAVVNGPPHVRTCVLAVEEGMEVRRDE, encoded by the coding sequence GTGGCTGACGACGTTCGGATTCGGGTCGGCGGCAGGGAGTTCGTGTTCCCCTCGGGAACAAACCTCTGCTCTGCGCTCTTGGAGTGCGGCTTCTTCGAGTCGGGAGCCACGGATTCCCCTTCAGCCCGGTTCCCGCTTTGCGGCATGGGGGTTTGCTACCAATGCCGAGCGGTCGTGAACGGCCCGCCCCACGTAAGGACCTGCGTGCTGGCCGTGGAAGAGGGCATGGAGGTGCGCCGCGATGAATGA